From Chelatococcus sp. YT9, a single genomic window includes:
- a CDS encoding extracellular solute-binding protein, with translation MSLDQLDRRAFMAALAAVGAGSLLPSFAQAQDASFKGRQLLSSGFGGSTMDIIQKAAFDPFDAATGAKSTQVPMQSAAALARMKAEAGNPQIDMYQFSGGQEAQAKSEGLTEPLKSVPNLANVPDGLKDPDGHWVTWAVIAEGIVYNKDKISTPPTSYKDFFKPEYKGHIAFPAITNGFGMDFLVMLARTFGGGEDNIDPGFEAMAKLKNETIFKAASDLPGLFGQGDIWIMPYDTGNAFKTAQSGLPVAFAAPQEGSPAVPITSCIAKGAKNADVANGAIDYLLKPEAQIAIAEGMRWTASNVNTKLPPELAKDVPDVKQLAQLDRAKINANRAAWTERWNREIAR, from the coding sequence ATGAGTCTGGATCAATTGGACCGCCGCGCATTCATGGCGGCGCTTGCCGCCGTCGGCGCCGGCTCGCTGCTGCCGTCTTTTGCACAGGCGCAGGACGCCAGCTTCAAGGGACGCCAGCTCCTGTCGTCGGGCTTTGGCGGCTCGACGATGGACATCATCCAGAAGGCGGCGTTCGATCCCTTCGATGCCGCCACGGGCGCCAAGAGCACGCAGGTCCCGATGCAGTCCGCCGCGGCGCTGGCGCGCATGAAGGCGGAAGCCGGCAACCCGCAGATCGACATGTATCAGTTCTCGGGCGGGCAGGAGGCCCAGGCCAAGAGCGAGGGACTGACCGAGCCTCTGAAGTCGGTCCCGAACCTCGCCAATGTGCCGGATGGCCTCAAGGATCCCGATGGCCACTGGGTGACCTGGGCCGTGATCGCCGAGGGCATCGTCTATAACAAGGACAAGATCTCGACGCCGCCGACCAGCTACAAGGACTTCTTCAAGCCGGAGTACAAGGGGCACATCGCGTTTCCCGCCATTACCAATGGCTTCGGCATGGACTTTCTCGTGATGCTGGCGCGGACCTTCGGCGGTGGTGAGGACAATATCGATCCCGGCTTCGAGGCCATGGCGAAGCTGAAGAACGAGACGATCTTCAAGGCTGCATCCGATCTGCCGGGCCTCTTCGGCCAGGGCGATATCTGGATCATGCCCTATGACACCGGCAATGCCTTCAAGACGGCGCAGAGCGGTCTGCCAGTGGCCTTCGCAGCCCCGCAGGAGGGTAGCCCCGCCGTGCCGATCACGTCCTGCATCGCCAAAGGCGCCAAGAATGCCGACGTCGCCAACGGTGCCATCGACTATCTCCTGAAGCCGGAAGCGCAGATCGCGATTGCCGAGGGCATGCGCTGGACCGCGTCCAACGTGAACACGAAGCTGCCACCGGAGCTCGCGAAGGACGTTCCGGACGTCAAGCAACTCGCGCAGCTCGACCGCGCGAAGATCAACGCCAACCGCGCTGCCTGGACGGAGCGTTGGAACCGCGAGATCGCGCGGTGA
- a CDS encoding succinylglutamate desuccinylase/aspartoacylase family protein yields the protein MSTAVGTAIGERGKITRGHLDLGEYPDGAIRSPVVIASGAEPGPVLWLQACIHGPEVVGPLAIQRFLKTVDLNQLKGTVACLMLANPLGFRGYNRLTPQDGYNLNRVFPGDPEGHYSYQLAHKLLEVSLATGDAMLDLHSGGDLTITCHYTLFHNDGSPQGAASERLAYATGTPNVWNSLEPSLAGAHFAAYTKRGKPALIVESGGGARVTEEDIARLTQAIFGVLKEMKMLPGQPPKLDRYRLGADAIHMKATRGGLFLPFVAPGDDVVRGQHIADIVDLYGDVVQAVHCPIERAWVGSIRRPHMPIYNGDQVFELVGTREA from the coding sequence ATGAGCACGGCGGTCGGTACAGCAATTGGTGAGCGTGGCAAGATCACGCGTGGGCACCTGGACCTTGGTGAGTATCCCGATGGCGCGATCCGTTCGCCTGTTGTCATCGCATCGGGCGCTGAACCGGGACCTGTCTTGTGGCTCCAGGCCTGCATCCACGGTCCGGAGGTTGTTGGTCCGCTCGCTATCCAGCGCTTTCTGAAAACTGTCGATCTCAACCAGCTCAAGGGCACGGTCGCATGCCTGATGCTGGCCAATCCGCTCGGCTTCCGCGGCTACAACCGCCTCACGCCCCAGGACGGTTATAACCTCAACCGCGTGTTCCCCGGCGATCCGGAGGGGCATTACAGCTACCAGCTCGCGCATAAGCTGCTCGAGGTTTCGCTCGCCACGGGCGACGCGATGCTTGATCTGCACTCCGGCGGCGATCTCACCATCACCTGCCATTACACGCTGTTCCACAATGACGGCTCTCCGCAGGGCGCCGCCTCAGAGCGCCTGGCCTATGCGACGGGTACCCCGAACGTCTGGAACTCGCTCGAGCCCTCGCTGGCCGGCGCGCATTTCGCGGCCTATACGAAGCGTGGCAAGCCGGCGCTCATCGTCGAGAGCGGTGGAGGCGCCCGCGTGACGGAGGAGGACATCGCTCGCCTGACCCAGGCGATCTTCGGTGTCCTCAAGGAAATGAAGATGCTTCCCGGACAGCCGCCGAAGCTCGATCGCTATCGTCTCGGCGCTGACGCCATCCACATGAAAGCAACCCGCGGCGGCCTGTTCCTGCCGTTCGTGGCCCCCGGTGACGATGTCGTGCGCGGCCAGCATATCGCCGATATCGTGGACCTTTATGGTGACGTGGTTCAGGCGGTGCATTGCCCGATCGAGCGTGCCTGGGTCGGCTCCATCCGCCGCCCTCACATGCCGATCTACAACGGTGACCAGGTCTTCGAGCTCGTCGGGACGCGGGAGGCCTGA
- a CDS encoding helix-turn-helix domain-containing protein, translated as MSSLENGLKILSLIAEDRTVLRVSEVCRELDIPKASVSRLLRTLADFHLLERDDRDSSYVAGGLTLDLARAYLARHGLMDLVEEAVIALVEEFGFTGHAGIVVGDERVLLVARQGSFPLQHIAPVSERRPAFQSIIGRAILARSPDAGILAQLRYRAPDEMRHGFSGHQILSEVREIRRTRISHSLSLMTPGIGSVGAAVADPGRGEIMGFCLSYPSAATDEALRQRMAEAVFRHASAIGTKLRDPHWTSDPPP; from the coding sequence ATGAGCTCCCTCGAGAACGGTCTTAAAATCTTGTCCCTGATCGCCGAGGACCGCACCGTGCTGCGCGTCAGCGAAGTCTGTCGCGAGCTCGACATTCCGAAGGCATCGGTATCCCGCCTCCTGCGCACGCTGGCGGATTTTCACCTGCTGGAGCGTGATGACCGCGACAGCAGCTATGTGGCCGGTGGGCTGACGCTCGATCTCGCACGCGCGTATCTGGCGCGGCACGGCCTGATGGATCTTGTCGAGGAGGCCGTCATCGCGCTTGTCGAGGAGTTCGGCTTCACCGGCCACGCCGGTATCGTCGTCGGCGACGAGCGCGTCCTGCTGGTCGCGCGACAGGGATCATTCCCGCTGCAACACATCGCGCCGGTGTCGGAGCGTCGACCAGCTTTCCAGTCCATCATCGGCCGTGCGATCCTGGCGCGCTCGCCCGACGCCGGCATCCTGGCACAACTGCGGTATCGAGCGCCTGACGAAATGCGCCATGGCTTCAGCGGACACCAGATACTCTCGGAAGTGCGCGAGATCCGGCGCACACGCATATCGCATTCACTGAGCCTCATGACACCCGGCATCGGCTCGGTAGGGGCGGCTGTCGCCGATCCCGGCCGTGGGGAGATCATGGGCTTTTGTCTATCCTACCCATCAGCCGCGACCGATGAAGCACTTCGCCAGCGCATGGCCGAGGCCGTCTTCCGCCATGCCAGCGCCATCGGGACAAAGCTGCGCGATCCGCACTGGACGAGTGATCCGCCGCCATGA
- a CDS encoding LysR family transcriptional regulator has protein sequence MKLANFETFVLLSRLRHFGRTADQLHTTQPAISSRIAALEQELGVRLIEREGRKFHLTPAGHAALPVIEKLLADYERLKAGFADPDQFAVTLRIGAIDAIVQTWLPSFYQKLRDAFPRAQIDIIVDTTTNLLSGMRDGEIDLNFCLDPVLEEGYRSFVVCTYSMSWVASPKLAQPGRVYSVAELGAMPLITFQRHTPPYRTIAPYFQDESVLASQLSFSNSLPAMIRLAIDGFGVAAVPTLCVARDIEAGLLVDMDVVKPLPPMQFIANYHPAPGSVLIERVVSLAKETVSEFCSSIDPTKAWA, from the coding sequence ATGAAACTGGCCAACTTCGAGACGTTCGTTCTCCTCTCGCGGCTACGCCACTTCGGCCGTACCGCCGACCAGCTCCACACGACCCAGCCTGCCATCTCCTCGCGCATTGCAGCGCTCGAGCAAGAGCTTGGCGTCCGCCTCATCGAACGGGAAGGACGCAAGTTCCATCTCACGCCCGCCGGACATGCGGCGTTGCCGGTCATTGAGAAGCTACTCGCCGACTACGAGCGTCTCAAAGCCGGCTTCGCCGACCCCGATCAATTCGCTGTGACACTGCGCATTGGCGCGATCGATGCGATCGTGCAAACCTGGCTGCCAAGCTTCTATCAAAAACTGCGTGACGCCTTCCCCCGCGCCCAGATCGACATCATCGTCGATACAACGACCAATCTGCTCTCTGGCATGCGCGACGGCGAGATCGACCTGAATTTCTGCCTCGATCCCGTCCTGGAGGAGGGCTATCGCAGCTTTGTCGTTTGCACCTATTCCATGTCCTGGGTTGCCAGTCCGAAGCTCGCCCAGCCGGGCCGCGTCTATTCGGTGGCCGAGCTCGGCGCCATGCCGCTCATCACCTTTCAGCGGCACACACCGCCCTATCGGACGATTGCCCCTTATTTTCAGGACGAGAGCGTGCTCGCCTCACAATTGTCCTTCTCGAACTCGCTTCCGGCCATGATCCGGCTCGCGATCGATGGGTTCGGAGTCGCCGCCGTTCCCACGCTCTGTGTGGCCCGCGACATCGAGGCCGGCCTGCTTGTCGACATGGATGTCGTCAAGCCCCTTCCACCGATGCAGTTTATCGCGAACTATCATCCCGCCCCCGGCAGCGTGTTGATCGAGCGCGTGGTTTCCCTTGCGAAGGAAACGGTTTCAGAATTCTGCTCATCGATCGATCCAACGAAAGCCTGGGCATAA
- a CDS encoding DUF3830 family protein, translated as MASKRFYLTFVEKNVRGIIEPYWDNAPVTCETIWNALAKPIRVPASHAMFAGPEIMTGLPKEAQNFDPRGVPAENQTCFPIAGECLWFYQAPNLMKGLTDEFWEIGMFYDNGGRIFGPLGWTPCNIFGRMTEGLEEVAEACRSIRVEGIKTVEIGRLEG; from the coding sequence ATGGCATCGAAGCGTTTCTACCTGACCTTTGTCGAAAAGAATGTCCGCGGCATCATCGAGCCCTATTGGGACAACGCGCCGGTGACCTGCGAGACGATCTGGAACGCGCTCGCCAAACCCATCCGCGTGCCTGCCTCCCATGCGATGTTCGCTGGTCCCGAGATCATGACCGGCCTGCCGAAGGAAGCGCAGAACTTCGACCCGCGCGGTGTTCCCGCCGAGAACCAGACCTGCTTCCCTATCGCGGGCGAATGCTTGTGGTTCTATCAAGCGCCTAACCTGATGAAGGGCCTGACCGACGAGTTCTGGGAAATCGGTATGTTCTATGACAACGGGGGCCGCATTTTCGGACCGCTCGGCTGGACGCCCTGCAATATCTTCGGCCGCATGACCGAGGGCCTCGAGGAAGTTGCCGAGGCTTGCCGCTCGATCCGTGTGGAAGGCATCAAGACCGTCGAGATAGGCCGTCTCGAAGGCTGA
- a CDS encoding ABC transporter substrate-binding protein, with amino-acid sequence MSKIVATRRVVLNVGLGLTMALAVSGVISPAAAREKLVINSYGGAYEQIHRKLVIEPFSKKYDVDVQVITAYSADALAQLRAQKAAPQFDVIHFSGGQEVVAAREGLIAPIKPDELTNAKDLYPFAIEGLSRGEGPVHAVAAIGLLYNKEKAKKPEKWADLWNADYKDHVVLTDLSNSYGLLGFLMINKVKGGDLTKVDPGFDAVKTLLDSAVVVATSPEMQQNFAQNDAWIAPYAQDYAYTLRKAGLPIEFVQGAEGTPAVYLTANLVANRPNQDLAKKFIDFSLSAEVQAGWAQELRYSPTNKATKLDETVSKEVVYGPDAVAGLVRFDPVAVDANRAALVERWKKLIAK; translated from the coding sequence ATGTCAAAGATTGTAGCGACGAGACGGGTTGTCCTGAATGTGGGCCTGGGCCTCACCATGGCATTGGCTGTGAGCGGTGTGATTTCTCCGGCCGCGGCGCGCGAGAAACTCGTCATCAACTCATACGGGGGCGCCTACGAGCAGATCCATCGCAAGCTCGTGATCGAGCCGTTCTCGAAGAAATACGACGTCGACGTCCAGGTCATCACGGCCTACTCGGCCGACGCCTTGGCGCAGTTGCGAGCCCAGAAGGCCGCGCCGCAGTTCGATGTCATCCATTTTTCCGGCGGTCAGGAAGTCGTCGCGGCGCGTGAAGGCCTGATCGCGCCGATCAAGCCGGACGAACTCACGAACGCCAAGGACCTTTATCCCTTCGCCATCGAAGGGCTGTCCCGTGGCGAAGGCCCGGTCCATGCGGTGGCCGCCATCGGCCTTCTCTACAACAAGGAAAAGGCCAAGAAACCGGAGAAATGGGCCGACCTCTGGAACGCGGATTACAAGGACCACGTCGTCCTGACGGACCTGTCGAACAGCTACGGCCTCCTTGGCTTCCTGATGATCAACAAGGTCAAAGGCGGTGACCTGACCAAGGTTGACCCGGGCTTCGATGCCGTGAAGACGCTGCTCGACAGCGCGGTTGTCGTCGCGACTTCGCCGGAGATGCAACAGAACTTCGCGCAGAACGACGCGTGGATCGCGCCTTACGCACAGGACTATGCCTATACGCTCCGCAAGGCAGGCCTGCCGATCGAATTCGTGCAAGGCGCGGAAGGAACGCCGGCGGTCTATCTCACCGCCAATCTGGTCGCCAACCGCCCGAACCAGGACCTTGCGAAAAAATTTATTGATTTCTCCCTGTCGGCGGAAGTCCAGGCGGGTTGGGCGCAGGAATTGCGCTACTCACCGACCAATAAAGCCACGAAGCTCGACGAGACAGTGTCTAAGGAAGTGGTCTATGGGCCGGACGCGGTCGCCGGTCTCGTCCGCTTCGATCCCGTCGCGGTGGATGCGAACCGCGCGGCCTTGGTCGAGCGCTGGAAGAAGTTGATTGCGAAGTAA
- a CDS encoding ABC transporter permease, with the protein MSPSTDNGVVDTPPLPPQGVSTRVLGGIAEDATLSAPGVFLILLAFILPIGQMLLLSLENTTGGLTVEHFTRFLGDGYYLGIVWRTLRLSLLITVIAAVIGFPLAYVMAHVGPRLRLWLIILVILPLMTSVVVRTFGWMVLLGRGGLIPFTLWKLGFVNRNFTLMQTESAIVIGMVQVLLPFMTLSVLGVVMKVDRRLEEAARTMGASFLATLRTVVLPLAMPGIVAGSLLVFTLSVSSFITPSLLGGVRLPVVAGSIYEAATKTLEWNFAAAQSVILLIGVFLVLLPYLKLTGRRHG; encoded by the coding sequence GTGAGTCCGTCCACAGACAACGGAGTTGTCGACACGCCGCCCCTCCCCCCTCAAGGCGTGTCGACACGCGTCCTCGGCGGTATCGCCGAGGACGCTACTCTCTCCGCGCCAGGTGTCTTCCTCATCCTCCTCGCCTTCATCCTGCCCATCGGGCAGATGCTGCTGTTGAGCCTTGAGAATACCACCGGCGGCCTGACGGTGGAGCATTTCACCCGTTTCCTGGGCGATGGCTATTATCTCGGCATCGTCTGGCGCACCCTGCGCCTGTCGCTTCTCATCACCGTCATTGCCGCCGTCATCGGCTTTCCGCTCGCCTATGTCATGGCGCATGTCGGGCCGCGACTGAGACTGTGGCTCATTATCCTCGTCATCCTGCCGCTGATGACCAGCGTCGTGGTCCGCACTTTCGGCTGGATGGTGCTGCTCGGGCGCGGTGGGCTCATCCCCTTCACGCTCTGGAAGCTCGGCTTCGTCAATCGCAATTTCACCCTGATGCAGACGGAGAGCGCAATCGTCATCGGCATGGTTCAGGTCCTCCTGCCCTTCATGACGCTCTCCGTGCTCGGCGTCGTCATGAAGGTCGACCGGCGGCTGGAAGAAGCGGCGCGCACCATGGGCGCGAGCTTCCTCGCGACGCTGCGCACGGTGGTTCTGCCTCTCGCGATGCCCGGCATTGTCGCCGGCTCCCTGCTCGTCTTCACCCTGTCGGTCAGTTCCTTCATCACGCCCTCGCTGCTGGGCGGCGTGCGCCTGCCGGTTGTAGCCGGCTCGATCTACGAGGCCGCGACGAAGACGCTGGAATGGAACTTCGCAGCCGCGCAGTCGGTCATCCTCCTCATTGGCGTGTTCCTCGTGCTCCTGCCTTATCTCAAGCTGACGGGACGCCGGCATGGTTAG
- a CDS encoding ABC transporter permease — protein sequence MVRAVPTTVRITAFLFVVLTLVFVLAPLVVVAGVSVSESQFIAFPPAGFSLRWYSAILTSGAYLGAAWTSLKLAVLVTICATVIGAGAAITLHRRRLPGAALLAGLFLSPLILPTIIFAIGLLMLWSATFGPVSFTALWIGHTVVALPYVVRTTLAVLAESDPFLEEAAATMGARRWQRLVFVVLPQCLPGLAAGAFFAFNISFDEAVVALFLRTPDLVTLPIQIYNQLEFSPDPSVAAVSTLMIGVTILLIVVIDRLLGIQRFTGA from the coding sequence ATGGTTAGAGCCGTCCCGACCACCGTGCGCATCACGGCGTTTCTCTTCGTCGTGCTGACGCTCGTCTTCGTGCTTGCGCCGCTCGTGGTGGTGGCCGGGGTATCAGTGTCGGAGAGCCAGTTCATCGCTTTTCCGCCAGCCGGCTTCAGCCTGCGCTGGTACAGCGCCATCCTGACCTCGGGCGCCTATCTCGGCGCCGCCTGGACCAGCCTGAAGCTTGCTGTTCTCGTGACGATCTGCGCCACCGTCATCGGCGCGGGCGCCGCGATCACGCTGCATCGCCGGCGTCTGCCCGGTGCGGCCTTGCTCGCCGGCCTTTTCCTGTCGCCGCTCATCCTGCCGACCATCATCTTTGCCATCGGCCTCTTGATGCTCTGGAGCGCGACCTTCGGGCCGGTGTCGTTCACGGCGCTGTGGATCGGCCACACGGTGGTCGCCTTGCCCTATGTGGTGCGGACCACGCTCGCCGTGCTCGCCGAGTCCGACCCCTTTCTGGAGGAGGCGGCCGCGACGATGGGCGCGCGGCGCTGGCAGCGACTCGTGTTCGTGGTGCTGCCCCAGTGCCTGCCGGGGCTCGCCGCCGGCGCCTTCTTCGCGTTCAACATCTCCTTCGACGAGGCCGTCGTGGCGCTCTTCCTGCGCACCCCTGACCTCGTGACACTCCCCATCCAGATCTACAACCAGCTCGAGTTCAGTCCCGATCCATCGGTCGCGGCCGTATCGACCCTCATGATCGGCGTGACCATTCTGCTGATCGTCGTGATCGACCGCCTGCTCGGCATTCAACGTTTTACTGGCGCCTGA
- a CDS encoding ABC transporter ATP-binding protein, which produces MTPTASPAVSLAGIEKTFGRTKILHGISLDIPKGTFLSLLGPSGCGKTTLLRIVAGLESATVGQVTIAGRDVTRLPPEDRDIAMMFQSYALMPHMNVRENVRFPLRMRRRGSREEQEARATAALETVQLGHLADRMPRQLSGGQQQRVALARAIVSDPAVLLLDEPLSNLDARLREDMQVELIELHRRLGLTTIFVTHDQEEALSLSDHVVLMNAGRIEEQGPPLAIYETAGSRFAASFIGSANVVPVEVETAGGVVTARLPDGSRLAVETPAPQGANHLALRQEDLTLAADDAPRAEGRSFAATVETRVFLGARVRYVLKVGDLSLKALAEPGRLYQAGDRVLVTVPPGKARLVA; this is translated from the coding sequence ATGACCCCGACAGCCTCCCCCGCGGTAAGCCTTGCCGGCATCGAGAAGACATTCGGCCGCACCAAGATCCTGCACGGCATCTCGCTCGATATCCCGAAGGGCACGTTCCTCAGCCTGCTCGGCCCCTCCGGCTGCGGCAAGACCACGCTCCTGCGCATCGTCGCGGGCCTGGAAAGCGCGACTGTCGGACAGGTCACCATCGCCGGCCGCGATGTGACCCGGCTGCCGCCGGAAGACCGGGACATCGCCATGATGTTCCAGTCCTACGCGCTGATGCCGCATATGAACGTGCGCGAGAACGTGCGCTTCCCGCTCAGAATGCGCCGTCGGGGCTCGCGCGAGGAACAGGAGGCGCGTGCCACCGCGGCGCTGGAAACCGTGCAGCTCGGCCATCTCGCCGACCGCATGCCCCGCCAGCTCTCCGGCGGCCAGCAGCAGCGCGTGGCGCTCGCCCGCGCCATCGTCTCCGACCCCGCCGTGCTCCTGCTCGACGAGCCCCTGTCCAATCTCGACGCGCGCCTGCGCGAGGACATGCAGGTGGAACTCATCGAGCTGCACCGCCGGCTCGGCCTCACCACCATCTTCGTCACCCACGACCAGGAGGAGGCGCTCAGCCTCTCCGACCACGTGGTCCTGATGAACGCCGGCCGCATCGAGGAACAGGGGCCACCACTCGCCATCTACGAGACGGCTGGCTCGCGCTTCGCGGCGAGCTTCATCGGCTCGGCCAATGTGGTGCCGGTCGAGGTCGAGACGGCAGGCGGCGTGGTGACGGCGCGACTGCCCGACGGCAGCAGGCTTGCCGTGGAGACGCCTGCCCCTCAAGGCGCCAACCACCTAGCCCTACGCCAGGAGGACCTGACGCTCGCTGCGGATGATGCCCCCCGCGCCGAGGGCCGCTCCTTCGCGGCAACGGTCGAGACCCGCGTCTTTCTTGGCGCCCGTGTACGCTACGTCCTGAAGGTCGGCGACCTCAGCCTGAAGGCGCTGGCGGAGCCGGGCCGCCTCTATCAGGCCGGCGACCGGGTCCTAGTGACCGTCCCGCCCGGCAAGGCACGTCTGGTGGCATGA
- a CDS encoding anhydro-N-acetylmuramic acid kinase, whose amino-acid sequence MDGTELGGPDVVTAIGVISGTSMDGIDVAVVRTDGDLKVEPGAGLTVPYPDDVRSALIGIVAEAERALKEPLDDLEQAVTDAHIAAIETFMAHAGIDCHTVSLIGLHGQTVYHRPDLKFTRQLGFGAEVARRLGIDTVNRFRHADVEAGGEGAPFAPLYHRALASGLAQPLMVLNLGGVANVTYLDGDTAIAFDTGPASALLDDFVMRRRGLSYDADGALAASGRVDEALLAAFMDNPFFSRRPPKSLDRNDFHRRAAGVEALSDADGAATLAAFTVESVVASLRHVPTPPARWLVTGGGRHNTHLMHRLQQRLGVAVEPVEAVGWHGDFLEAEAFAYLAVRARRGLPLSLPTTTGVSHPMPGGELHRAA is encoded by the coding sequence ATGGATGGAACGGAGTTGGGCGGACCGGACGTGGTCACGGCAATCGGCGTCATCAGCGGCACCTCGATGGATGGCATCGACGTTGCCGTGGTTCGCACTGATGGCGATCTCAAGGTTGAGCCGGGCGCCGGGCTGACCGTCCCTTATCCCGATGACGTGCGCAGCGCCTTGATCGGTATCGTGGCAGAAGCCGAGCGCGCTTTGAAAGAGCCCCTCGACGACCTCGAACAGGCGGTGACGGACGCGCATATCGCGGCGATCGAGACGTTCATGGCCCATGCCGGCATCGATTGCCACACCGTGTCGCTGATCGGCCTCCACGGCCAGACCGTCTATCACCGACCGGACCTCAAGTTTACGCGCCAGCTCGGCTTCGGCGCCGAGGTGGCGCGCCGGCTCGGCATCGACACCGTCAATCGCTTTCGCCATGCGGATGTAGAGGCGGGCGGCGAGGGCGCACCTTTCGCGCCGCTCTACCACCGCGCTCTTGCGTCGGGGCTTGCGCAGCCGCTGATGGTGCTGAATCTGGGCGGTGTCGCCAATGTGACCTATCTCGATGGCGACACGGCGATCGCCTTCGACACCGGCCCGGCGAGCGCACTCCTCGATGATTTCGTGATGCGCCGGCGCGGCCTGAGTTATGATGCGGATGGCGCGCTTGCCGCTTCCGGCCGAGTCGACGAGGCCCTCCTCGCGGCCTTCATGGATAATCCTTTCTTCTCCCGCAGGCCGCCGAAATCCCTGGATCGGAACGACTTTCACCGTCGCGCGGCCGGAGTGGAGGCGCTGTCCGACGCCGATGGGGCGGCGACGCTCGCGGCGTTCACGGTGGAATCCGTGGTTGCGAGCCTCCGCCATGTTCCGACGCCGCCGGCGCGCTGGCTCGTCACCGGCGGCGGTCGCCATAACACGCATCTCATGCACCGGCTGCAACAGCGTCTCGGCGTCGCCGTCGAGCCGGTCGAAGCGGTCGGCTGGCATGGTGATTTTCTGGAGGCCGAGGCGTTCGCCTATCTCGCCGTGCGGGCGCGCCGCGGATTGCCGCTCAGCCTGCCCACCACGACCGGCGTGTCGCATCCCATGCCTGGCGGCGAGCTGCACCGCGCCGCGTGA
- a CDS encoding acyl-CoA dehydrogenase family protein, which yields MTAVSPKIQQPSPPPSIETIVQRLSLQAARRAEDLDDDETFPAEDIAGLVAGGMIAAPLPEALGGRDLGFGRAGVQQLATVLSVLGRGNLSVGRLYEGHVHALKLTLTYGTKAQREAAAADAHAGHLFSLWTVDGREPLRLGDPATGGKLTGAKLTGSKTQAPGAGYVTRPLVTALRSDGRTQLVLARLPLGARASLASWRPHGMRASASGTVDFTGFEIDRTALIGEPGAFGREPLFSTSSWRVAAVQLGGIEALFDAMRLNTRGTDDALQLARIGETAIAVETARLWVQRAALTAENPEGDAETKAAYVRLARLAVERAGLDVIERAHRAVGLAGFMRPHVVERLTRDLETYLRQPDPDGALIRAAAHIVAKDTTPAAGLWR from the coding sequence ATGACCGCAGTTTCGCCGAAGATCCAACAACCCTCGCCGCCGCCTTCCATCGAGACAATCGTGCAGAGGCTGTCGCTGCAGGCCGCGCGCCGCGCCGAGGATCTCGACGACGACGAGACCTTTCCCGCCGAAGACATCGCGGGCCTCGTCGCCGGCGGGATGATCGCGGCGCCCCTGCCGGAGGCGTTAGGCGGACGCGACCTCGGCTTCGGGCGCGCCGGCGTGCAGCAACTCGCCACCGTCCTCAGCGTGCTCGGGCGGGGCAATCTTTCGGTCGGCCGTCTCTATGAGGGCCATGTCCACGCGCTGAAGCTCACCCTCACCTATGGCACGAAGGCGCAGCGCGAGGCCGCCGCCGCGGACGCGCATGCCGGCCATCTGTTCAGCCTGTGGACGGTAGACGGCAGGGAGCCCTTGCGTCTCGGCGATCCCGCGACCGGCGGCAAGCTCACTGGCGCCAAGCTGACCGGTTCCAAGACCCAGGCACCGGGGGCTGGCTATGTCACGCGGCCGCTCGTTACCGCCCTGCGCAGCGATGGCAGGACGCAGCTCGTTCTGGCCCGGCTGCCGCTCGGCGCCCGGGCCAGCCTTGCCAGCTGGCGCCCCCACGGCATGCGGGCCTCTGCCAGCGGAACGGTCGACTTCACCGGTTTCGAGATCGACCGCACGGCCCTCATCGGCGAGCCTGGTGCCTTCGGCCGCGAGCCTCTGTTCTCCACCTCCTCCTGGCGCGTCGCGGCCGTGCAACTCGGCGGAATCGAGGCCTTGTTCGACGCGATGCGCCTGAACACGAGGGGGACTGACGACGCCCTCCAGCTGGCGCGTATCGGCGAAACCGCGATCGCGGTGGAAACCGCGCGCCTGTGGGTACAGCGCGCCGCGCTGACGGCCGAAAATCCCGAAGGAGACGCCGAGACGAAGGCCGCCTATGTCCGGCTCGCCCGCCTCGCTGTGGAAAGAGCCGGCCTCGACGTCATCGAAAGAGCCCACCGCGCGGTCGGTCTTGCCGGCTTCATGCGGCCTCATGTGGTGGAGCGCCTGACCCGCGACCTCGAAACCTACCTCCGTCAACCCGATCCCGATGGTGCTTTGATACGGGCAGCTGCCCATATCGTCGCCAAGGACACCACTCCGGCAGCAGGCTTGTGGCGGTAG